One part of the Amaranthus tricolor cultivar Red isolate AtriRed21 chromosome 16, ASM2621246v1, whole genome shotgun sequence genome encodes these proteins:
- the LOC130802625 gene encoding uncharacterized protein LOC130802625 — MVTFEGTQDPQEHIESYGAHMGVNTTCEALLCKFFPTTLTELAQSWYTPLPCEGIDSFSQLEKIFLDHFIVSKRQKKSSIHLMFVIQQEEELVSSYIKRFHDEVLTIMDISDSATVPELINGLKTHKLKWQLIKNGVTSYVEAIHIAQRFVQASDIFAPIDSQAKKKKNDKLQSQAQPHAKPYPKEYTGYS; from the coding sequence ATGGTGACCTTCGAAGGAACTCAGGACCCTCAAGAACATATTGAATCATATGGGGCTCACATGGGAGTCAATACTACATGTGAGGCTCTTCTGTGTAAGTTCTTTCCTACTACCCTAACCGAGTTGGCTCAGTCTTGGTATACTCCACTACCTTGCGAGGGTATTGATAGTTTCTCTCAACTCGAGAAGATATTCTTAGATCATTTTATTGTCTCTAAGAGACAAAAGAAGTCAAGTATTCACCTTATGTTTGTTATCCAACAAGAAGAAGAGTTAGTCTCCAGTTACATCAAAAGGTTCCATGATGAAGTCCTGACCATTATGGACATAAGTGATTCTGCAACTGTGCCAGAACTCATTAATGGATTGAAAACTCATAAGTTAAAATGGCAGCTCATTAAGAATGGAGTTACCTCCTATGTTGAAGCAATACACATCGCTCAAAGGTTTGTTCAAGCCTCAGACATTTTCGCACCTATAGACTCTCAagctaagaagaagaagaatgataaACTACAATCCCAAGCTCAGCCACATGCAAAACCTTACCCAAAAGAATACACTGGATACTCTTGA
- the LOC130802626 gene encoding uncharacterized protein LOC130802626 yields MEVGGSSSCDEPLDDEWVYDVELLPHDPGLRKNIMDYPPNERNPRDVEINKGGDAFVVGGFRAWSKPDKLEKHVGGIKSAHNIAYEKYVNLRDAKKTSIEFVFDNASEVQMNEYHIRLNASLTCLRFLLGQGLAFRGHDESEESYSRGNFLELLKWLGGKVEEIGKYTFQNAPKNCQLTSPKIQKDIITCCAKETTKRIIEEVGDGYFSIFADESSDVSQKEQLALVLRFVNRENGSVVERFLGILHVGDTTALSLKNAIMSLLMEHSLSPSMIRGQGYDGASNMRGEINGLKTLIMNDTPRAYYIHCFAHQLQLTLVAVAKKNVNCIWLFDVLANLLNVVGVSCKRRDLIRKNQAQVVAQALEVGEIESGSGLNQERGLSRPGDTRWGSHYKCLISIINLFPSIVKVLEEIGENGSPDDKLKAQMRDQGWDSLLDKVILFCTKYEIDVPSMDAQYVPQGRSRRFAKQATNLHHFRVDIFLEVIDLHLQEIDNRFNEKNMELLTCMASLSPRGNFSSFDKERILKLASLYPEEFSCFDLTALDLQLDVFLDSMQNDERFHDLQDINSLSMMLKILKRFNMYDKSPVSTPMDPCEKLVLYKGEAISQLEYSKIIGSFMYAITRTRPDIAFAVDQLSRFTQKPSPTHC; encoded by the exons ATGGAAGTAGGTGGTTCAAGTAGTTGTGATGAACCATTGGATGATGAATGGGTGTATGATGTTGAACTTCTTCCTCATGACCCGGGATTAAGGAAAAACATAATGGATTATCCCCCTAATGAAAGAAATCCG AGGGATGTTGAAATTAACAAGGGGGGTGATGCATTTGTTGTCGGAGGGTTTAGAGCGTGGAGTAAACCTGATAAGCTTGAGAAGCATGTTGGAGGAATTAAAAGTGCTCATAATATTGCTTATGAGAAATATGTGAATCTAAGAGATGCAAAGAAGACATCAATTGAATTTGTATTTGATAATGCGAGTGAGGTTCAAATGAACGAATATCATATTCGTTTGAATGCATCCTTAACTTGTTTGAGATTTCTTTTGGGCCAAGGTTTGGCATTCCGGGGACATGATGAAAGTGAGGAGTCATATAGTAGAGGTAACTTTCTTGAGCTTTTGAAGTGGTTGGGGGGGAAGGTTGAGGAAATAGGAAAATATACTTTCCAAAATGCACccaaaaattgtcaattaacatctcccaaaattcaaaaagacattATCACTTGTTGTGCAAAAGAGACTACTAAGCGCATAATAGAAGAGGTTGGTGATGGTTACTTTTCTATTTTTGCCGATGAATCAAGTGATGTGTCTCAAAAAGAACAACTAGCTCTTGTTTTGCGGTTTGTTAATAGAGAAAATGGATCGGTAGTGGAACGCTTTTTAGGCATTCTACATGTGGGTGATACTACCGCTTTGTCTCTTAAAAATGCCATTATGTCCTTACTTATGGAACATTCATTGAGTCCTTCCATGATAAGAGGTCAAGGGTATGATGGGGCAAGTAACATGAGGGGTGAAATCAATGGCCTCAAGACTTTGATTATGAATGATACTCCAAGAGCCTATTACATTCATTGTTTTGCTCATCAACTTCAACTAACTCTAGTTGCGGTTGCTAAAAAGAATGTTAATTGTATTTGGCTTTTTGATGTACTTGCAAACTTGTTAAATGTGGTGGGAGTTTCTTGTAAGAGAAGAGACCTTATTCGAAAAAACCAAGCTCAAGTAGTGGCTCAAGctttggaagtgggggaaattgAAAGTGGATCGGGTTTGAATCAAGAACGTGGTTTGAGTAGGCCGGGAGATACACGTTGGGGATCTCATTACAAGTGTCTAATAAGTATCATCAACTTGTTTCCTTCAATTGTTAAAGTGCTTGAGGAGATTGGAGAAAATGGCTCTCCGGATGATAAGCTCAAAGCTCAA atgaggGATCAAGGATGGGATAGTCTCTTAGACaaagtcattttattttgtactaaatatgAGATTGATGTTCCATCTATGGATGCTCAATATGTACCTCAAGGAAGATCAAGACGTTTTGCTAAACAAGCAACAAATCTACATCATTTTCGCGTTGACATTTTTTTGGAAGTAATTGATTTGCATCTTCAAGAGATTGATAACCGTTTTAATGAGAAGAACATGGAGTTACTTACATGCATGGCTTCCCTGAGTCCTAGAGGTAACTTTTCATCTTTTGATAAAGAGAGGATACTTAAACTTGCTTCTTTATATCCCGAAGAGTTTTCATGTTTTGATTTAACGGCTCTTGATCTTCaacttgatgtcttcttggattcTATGCAAAATGATGAAAGATTTCATGATTTGCAAGATATCAATTCTCTTTCCATGATGCTT AAGATTCTCAAACGATTTAATATGTATGATAAATCTCCAGTTTCCACTCCCATGGATCCATGCGAGAAATTAGTACTTTATAAAGGAGAAGCTATTTCTCAATTGGAATACTCAAAGATCATTGGATCCTTTATGTATGCAATAACCCGTACAAGGCCAGATATAGCTTTTGCAGTGGATCAGCTAAGTAGGTTTACTCAAAAACCTAGTCCTACCCATTGTTGA